The following coding sequences lie in one Apium graveolens cultivar Ventura chromosome 3, ASM990537v1, whole genome shotgun sequence genomic window:
- the LOC141710804 gene encoding protein TEEBE-like — MHTKMAATFLSISFLLLHLFTSVSLAATAPYLDGLLANGNFEQSPRPSNLKNTVIIGKYSLPRWEINGLVEYVSGGPQPGGFYFAIPRGAHAARLGNDGSISQVLNLQAGKIYSLTFAATRTCAQDEVLTVSVPGQSSDLPIQTLYSSDGGDTYAWAFKAPSSSVKVSFHNPGIQEDPTCGPLLDAIAIKEVLPSPKYSKGNLVKNGEFEYGPHVFKNFSTGVLLLPKIQDLYSPLPGWIIESIKPVKYIDSNHFLVPSGLAAIELIGGRECAIAQIIRTVPNKFYNLIFTIGDAKNGCHGTMTIEAFAARSILKVPFTSQGKGYFKTASLRFQAISARTRITFYSAFYHTKINDYGHFCGPVLDNVRVFSASRRSV, encoded by the exons ATGCATACAAAAATGGCGGCTACCTTTCTTTCTATAAGCTTTCTGTTGCTGCACCTGTTCACCTCTGTTTCTCTAGCAGCTACTGCTCCCTATCTCGATG GGTTACTTGCCAATGGGAACTTTGAGCAAAGCCCGAGGCCGTCAAACCTGAAGAATACAGTGATAATTGGCAAGTATTCCTTGCCTCGTTGGGAAATCAATGGTCTAGTAGAGTATGTCTCAGGTGGTCCGCAACCAGGAGGGTTTTATTTTGCAATCCCTCGCGGGGCTCATGCAGCACGACTAGGCAATGATGGTTCCATATCACAGGTTCTTAATCTCCAAGCAGGCAAAATCTATTCCCTCACATTTGCAGCTACTAGAACTTGTGCCCAAGATGAGGTGCTTACAGTTTCGGTCCCTGGACAATCAAGTGATCTTCCGATTCAAACATTGTATAGTAGCGATGGAGGTGACACTTATGCTTGGGCTTTCAAAGCTCCGTCTAGTAGTGTCAAGGTCAGTTTCCATAACCCTGGTATTCAAGAAGATCCTACTTGTGGCCCTCTCTTGGATGCTATTGCAATCAAGGAGGTGCTCCCTTCTCCCAAGTACTCAAAAG GTAATTTAGTGAAAAATGGTGAATTTGAGTATGGTCCTCATGTGTTCAAGAACTTCTCAACAGGGGTGCTCCTCCTTCCGAAAATACAAGACCTATACTCACCACTTCCTGGATGGATAATAGAGTCCATCAAACCTGTCAAGTACATTGACTCAAACCACTTCTTAGTTCCCTCAGGGCTCGCGGCAATTGAATTAATCGGAGGCAGAGAATGTGCCATCGCTCAAATCATAAGAACCGTGCCAAACAAATTTTACAACCTCATATTCACAATCGGAGATGCAAAGAATGGTTGCCATGGAACAATGACAATTGAAGCTTTCGCAGCTAGAAGCATTTTAAAAGTTCCCTTCACATCTCAAGGAAAGGGGTACTTTAAAACCGCGAGTCTCAGGTTTCAAGCAATCTCAGCTAGAACAAGAATCACATTCTACAGCGCATTCTATCATACAAAAATTAACGATTACGGTCATTTTTGTGGCCCTGTATTGGACAATGTCAGGGTATTCTCTGCGTCCAGACGCTCTGTGTAA